A single region of the Microcella sp. genome encodes:
- a CDS encoding phosphogluconate dehydrogenase C-terminal domain-containing protein, producing MTSTTRTIAVIGAGGKMGTRISDNLQRTEHTVHYVENSPVGQERVTAAGRALSSADDAVAAAEIVILAVPDLALGAVSAELVPKMRSGATLLTLDPAAAYAGLLTTRDDVTQAVAHPCHPSVFLQRTTPEEYADTFGGIAAPQDVIAAVESDDPDQRDLVETTVRAIYAPVVDVHWVTIKQLAQLEPTLVETIACMIGALLKESLDEAVTTMGVPEPAARAILLGHVQVALANTLRGDNPFSEACLIAMDYGREAIIKDDWKKVFRDDELDKNLARMLHLDHIER from the coding sequence ATGACCAGCACCACTCGCACCATCGCCGTGATCGGCGCCGGCGGAAAAATGGGGACGCGCATCTCTGACAATCTGCAGCGCACCGAGCACACCGTGCACTACGTCGAGAACTCGCCCGTAGGGCAAGAGCGCGTCACCGCAGCAGGCCGCGCGCTGAGCTCGGCCGACGACGCGGTCGCCGCCGCCGAGATCGTGATTCTCGCCGTGCCCGACCTCGCGCTCGGTGCCGTGAGCGCTGAGCTGGTGCCGAAGATGCGCAGCGGCGCCACCCTGCTGACCCTCGACCCCGCCGCCGCATACGCGGGCCTGCTCACGACGCGCGACGACGTGACGCAAGCCGTCGCCCACCCGTGCCACCCCTCGGTGTTTCTGCAGCGCACGACGCCCGAAGAATACGCAGACACCTTCGGCGGCATCGCGGCGCCGCAAGACGTCATCGCCGCGGTCGAGTCAGACGACCCCGACCAGCGCGACCTCGTCGAGACGACCGTGCGGGCGATCTATGCCCCCGTCGTCGACGTGCACTGGGTCACGATCAAGCAGCTCGCGCAGCTCGAGCCGACGCTCGTCGAGACGATTGCCTGCATGATCGGCGCCCTCTTGAAAGAGTCGCTCGACGAAGCCGTCACGACCATGGGCGTGCCAGAGCCCGCCGCCCGCGCGATTCTGCTCGGCCACGTGCAAGTGGCGCTCGCCAACACCCTGCGCGGCGACAACCCCTTCAGCGAGGCGTGCCTCATCGCCATGGACTACGGCCGCGAGGCGATCATCAAAGACGACTGGAAGAAGGTCTTCCGCGACGACGAGCTCGACAAGAACCTCGCGCGCATGCTGCACCTCGACCACATCGAGCGCTGA
- a CDS encoding TIM barrel protein: MIGLGSYAFFWQLSDRNPERFGLREAFTATRALDVGLFQICDTESIASADERELSGLVDHARELELTIELGTKGVAPEHLQAYLRLAERFDARLVRSMIRFDDRIDSVETARQAIASVLDDFAAADVTLALETYELIGTRVLIDLVASFESEHLGICLDPGNVVANYESPRDAVELCAPWVRNVHAKDFAFARQEGWVGFTYSGTPLGTGRHDYAHLLSTVAPRERGINEIVEHWLPWQHDPETTIRTEREWTASALDYLRSIR; the protein is encoded by the coding sequence GTGATCGGTCTGGGCTCGTACGCCTTCTTCTGGCAGCTCTCTGACCGCAACCCCGAGCGCTTCGGTCTGCGCGAGGCGTTCACGGCGACACGAGCGCTCGACGTCGGTCTGTTTCAGATCTGCGACACCGAGTCGATCGCGAGCGCCGACGAGCGCGAGCTGAGCGGGCTCGTCGACCACGCCCGCGAGCTCGAGCTCACGATCGAGCTCGGCACGAAAGGTGTGGCACCCGAGCACCTGCAGGCGTATCTGCGCCTCGCCGAACGATTCGACGCGCGACTCGTGCGCTCGATGATCCGCTTCGACGACCGCATCGACTCGGTCGAGACAGCGCGGCAGGCGATCGCGAGCGTGCTCGACGACTTCGCCGCCGCCGATGTGACGCTCGCCCTCGAGACCTACGAGCTCATCGGCACACGGGTGCTCATCGACCTCGTAGCGTCGTTCGAGAGCGAGCACCTCGGCATCTGCCTCGACCCCGGCAACGTCGTCGCCAACTACGAGTCGCCGCGCGACGCCGTCGAGTTGTGCGCGCCGTGGGTGCGCAACGTGCACGCGAAAGACTTCGCGTTCGCCCGGCAAGAGGGTTGGGTGGGCTTCACCTACAGCGGAACCCCGCTCGGCACCGGTCGCCACGACTACGCGCACCTGCTGAGCACCGTCGCTCCGCGCGAGCGGGGCATCAACGAGATCGTCGAGCACTGGCTGCCCTGGCAGCACGACCCCGAGACCACGATTCGAACCGAGCGCGAGTGGACTGCTAGCGCGCTCGACTACCTGAGGAGCATCCGATGA
- a CDS encoding DUF4038 domain-containing protein gives MVSTFAQHDVVELTLTGPEQPLPVGAEAPVTALVTHDDGESISVPGFWDGGRRYLVRIAASRPGRWSWSTRSAAAELSGATGEFTVVESEHPGPVRVANMFHFAHADGSTHWHLGTTVYNWMHQSDELMAETLDSIAEAGFTKLRFLVFPQTGAHVPRIPELLPFEHDADGGFDVRRPVPEFFHRLDAAVEALGARGMQADVLIFNAYDNGRVGLDALSEDDDAIYLRYLVARLAAHPHVWWSLCNEFDLMQRPWSRWDAMGELLREVDPYDRLRSIHNWIELFDHNRPWVTHASIQNALAPADFGRAVLYRDAYRKPIVLDEFKYEGDTVERWGNLTGAELVHRFWITTVSGCHGTHGESFVKPDDGLHMVEGGTLQGESPTRLRFLLDTLRSLWVTGLDPIDKWDDPAFVAGVARQQYVQYLGRSAPAEWVFRLPQGNTGDRLQPGDAFEVTIIDTWNMTRTPVEGRFVLDDVRRNDAFATASEPVPLPAGEALALLITRVD, from the coding sequence ATGGTGAGCACGTTCGCTCAGCACGACGTCGTCGAACTGACGCTCACCGGCCCTGAGCAGCCTCTGCCGGTGGGCGCCGAAGCTCCCGTCACGGCGCTCGTCACGCACGACGACGGCGAGAGCATCTCGGTGCCGGGTTTCTGGGATGGCGGCCGGCGGTATCTCGTGCGCATCGCGGCCTCGCGGCCGGGCCGCTGGTCGTGGTCGACGCGCAGCGCTGCTGCCGAGCTCTCGGGCGCGACCGGTGAGTTCACGGTCGTCGAGAGCGAGCATCCCGGCCCGGTTCGCGTCGCGAACATGTTTCACTTCGCCCACGCCGATGGCTCGACGCACTGGCACCTCGGCACGACCGTCTACAACTGGATGCACCAGAGCGACGAGCTCATGGCCGAGACGCTCGACTCGATCGCCGAGGCCGGGTTCACCAAGCTGCGCTTCTTGGTCTTTCCGCAGACGGGCGCCCACGTGCCGCGCATTCCCGAGCTGCTGCCCTTCGAGCACGATGCCGACGGCGGCTTCGACGTGCGCCGGCCGGTGCCCGAGTTCTTTCACCGACTCGACGCCGCGGTCGAGGCGCTCGGTGCACGCGGCATGCAGGCCGACGTGCTGATCTTCAATGCGTACGACAACGGTCGTGTGGGCCTCGACGCGCTCAGCGAAGACGACGACGCCATCTACCTGCGCTACCTCGTCGCCCGGCTCGCCGCGCACCCGCACGTGTGGTGGTCGCTGTGCAACGAGTTCGACCTCATGCAGCGCCCGTGGTCTCGGTGGGATGCCATGGGAGAACTGCTGCGCGAGGTCGACCCCTACGACCGCTTGCGCTCGATTCACAACTGGATCGAGCTGTTCGACCACAACCGCCCGTGGGTCACGCACGCCTCGATTCAGAACGCGCTCGCTCCCGCCGACTTCGGGCGCGCCGTGCTCTATCGCGATGCCTATCGCAAGCCCATCGTGCTCGACGAGTTCAAGTACGAGGGCGACACGGTCGAGCGCTGGGGCAACCTCACCGGCGCCGAACTCGTGCACCGGTTCTGGATCACGACTGTGTCTGGCTGCCACGGCACGCACGGCGAGAGCTTCGTGAAGCCCGACGACGGCCTGCACATGGTCGAGGGCGGCACCCTGCAGGGCGAGAGCCCCACGCGGTTGCGCTTTCTGCTCGACACGCTGCGCTCACTCTGGGTCACCGGCCTCGACCCCATCGACAAGTGGGACGACCCCGCCTTCGTGGCGGGGGTCGCCCGGCAGCAGTACGTGCAGTACCTCGGCCGCTCGGCGCCTGCCGAGTGGGTCTTCAGGCTGCCGCAGGGCAACACGGGAGACCGGCTTCAGCCCGGTGACGCCTTCGAGGTGACCATCATCGACACGTGGAACATGACGCGCACGCCCGTCGAGGGCCGGTTCGTGCTCGACGACGTTCGCCGCAACGACGCCTTCGCGACCGCGAGCGAACCCGTACCCCTGCCGGCGGGCGAAGCGCTCGCCCTGCTCATCACTCGAGTCGACTGA